The following DNA comes from Pseudorasbora parva isolate DD20220531a chromosome 8, ASM2467924v1, whole genome shotgun sequence.
atattggtatacatttaatctcactttattgaccAATGTACTTGCTGCTGACCTTGGATACTTTTGGTACTTGCTGCTGACCTTTTGCATaagcaaaattattattattattattttttgctgaAGTGTTAACTGAAATCACTATAAGCTTTTGAGGTTGTTGTAAGGGACCGGTTTTGGATAAAATGAGTCATTACTAGTGGATTACCATGATCGTCACTTTACTGATCCAAATAATGCATGTTAATTATGAACCTGTAGTTCTTAGAAGTTCAGAGGTATGAAAACAATAGTAGTTATTGATTAGCTAAAAGTGACCTGCCTCATTCAAATGAGCACTACTACTTAATAATTTGTTAATCCGAGTTTAttgttagttaatagtagttaCTAGAATGTTGATATGACTTTACTAATTTGTTCCTGTGTAGTTattcattaatgacagaacAGTATACACTTAATGTCTTGAACAGCATTTTGAAaaactgtttgtgtgtaatcagTTGAGTcagattgtgtttgtctataATTGTGATTTGGATGTTATTTAGCTTTCTCCCTGTTTTTGCCACTTGTTGCTGAAGTTCCCAATTTTAAAAGGTTTTAAAAActgacaaaaaagaaaaattgtgttaccaaagttttgtttttgtattagtTTTATATTGAAAAAGAAATGGATGCATCTTCATTATGAACCTATTATCTGGACTTCTATATGGATTACTCTTTGATCTTAATTTaacacacaataaaataaaataaaatgaaaacacacacaaaaaagaacttTAATAACACGTTTGCTTACTTTTCTAAGAACGCAATaatcatttgtatattattttattgaatACAGTGAGTAATCATTCCCAGTGCAGGATGGAAAATTTAGCAACTAATACCCTCAAAACACATGCATATTTTCTTATATTTAAACCATTATCAAATTGCCCCCACTAGTTGATTTACTTGTGTGCTTAAGGATTTACTTGGGTCTTGTTGCATTACCTGAAACTTCATGTCATGAAAAAGTATTTTTCTCCTTCAAACTTTCCACCCTTTGAAACACTTTTGAATCCATTGTCCCTTCAGTTCTTGCAAAGTGTCCATATCTTGAGGCAGCTAAGCAGTGCTAAACCAAGATGATTCTTTTAACATTCTTCATAACTGGAATGATGTTTTGGTGTTGATGAGCGGTGCAATTTTTAAAGCAATGTTTGTCTCAAATGTCCACAGACAGAAAAGTTACTACCACTTAATGTCTTGAAAAGCACTTAAAaaactgtttgtgtgtaatcagttggggggggggggggggagcctGAATGGATGTTCTTTACATATACAAGCTCATTGTATTAAGGTCACATTTCACTTCGTATTATGCATTCATTTATAATAGCCATTCACTTATTTAAAAAAGGCAAGACCTTTCCATTCTTTATAAACTTGTAAAATTTTTGCCTTATTTCTTTTGTTCTCCATCCATAGAttattgggttaaaacaacttgGAAACAGAATGTATATTATACTCATAAATACACGGTTGTCAGAAGAAACATTATTTCTTATTCTGTATGACAGATAGGCAATCAAGGCAGAAGTCAAGCTAAGTGTCATAACAATTATGTGAGTAATGCAGGTATTAATAGCCTTTAAATGAGCCTTTCCAGATCTAAACACAGAGGAGAAAATGACAACATAAGAAACAGTAATGAGAATAAAATCTGCAATTAGGATAAGAAAAGTAGACATAAGTCCTACAATATTATTAACAGATATATCTCCACATGCTAATTGAACCAGTGCCATGTGCTCACATAAGCAGTGATCAATTGTATTTCTACAAAATGACAGTCTTCCAGCCAGAGAGACCACAATGACCACCAGTAATCCATTTCTGATTAAGGGAAGAaaaacaaattttaaaaaattagaAATTTCCATATGTTTATGGTAAAAAAGAGGTTTGCAAATTGCAAAGTAACGATCAATTGCCATCCACAAAAGCAAAGTCGACTGAGATGCTCCAACAAAATGAATGCCAAACATTTGTATCAAACAACCTGTCAAAGAAATCTCACTCAAGTTAAATAAAAAGCTAAGAAGCATTTTAGGTACAACAATTACTGGCAAGATCAAATCTAACACTGACATAACACCTATTAAAACATACATAGGAGAATGCAGAGACTTGTGAGTTTTGATTAAATATATAAGAATAGAATTTGCTGTGATTGCCaataaaaacaacagaaagaaaggGATAAACAAAAAAGGCCTCCATTCTCCTAGGCTGTAGAAACCAATCAGTTTGAAGTCTGTGAAAGAAATATTTTCTGCAGAAAGATCCTTCatgctaaataaaaatgtttatcaTACAGTATTGTACAAATTATGCTGACAAAACTAAGGTAATAAATATAACACTTTGATGTGAAGCAAAATCATTGTCAATGCCACTGCTaatgaaaaaaggaaaaaaaaattttttccaCAGATAAATGTCTTGTATGTTAGAGAAATAAAAGCCTGGCACATATGCGCTCTTAATATACTGTCTTATGCTCCCTTGTGTCTATGCACCTCTCCCATAGTGGAACAGAGCTCATTTCCTTTTTGTGGTATTTGCTACTGTGGTAGCTGTCATTGTTTAATTTCAACGTTTTTATGACTGACAATCAAAAGCCATTCCATTggttatacacacacataccccTCAAAAGAGatttaaattgtgttatgtTGCATGATAAGACATTTACGCATTGAGAGACTTTAAAGGAATGGAGACTTTTTACTGTGTCATGATTGTGTTCATTAATTTGGCTATTTAACTATGTTCATCCATCATCTGTCTCCAATATTAATCCTCTAAATCAGTGGACTTTGCTCTTTTTTCAGGAGAGCCACACTGATAGGACAAAATCAATAGGCGATCCACTTTTACCGCAAAGTATAAAAAGTTTCATCCAGTTGCATATCTGCTTAGCAATCTGTTATCCCTGAACATACactatgcaatgcaataaatacaagaggcaaaaaacccccccaaaaaacaaagACAGTGTGGCGGGGCGGTAATTGGTAAAGATTCACAAAGATTCAGACTACGCCACCCCGTTCATAGAAACACAGCAAAAACACTCAGTGAGAGAAACACCACCACCACAGGGTCAAACAGCTAGCTTCCCCCACTGGAGGCCTACAGCTCCtgaaataaacaaaagaaacaaacaacaaTTAATCACAGATTTTCACAATTTGCATTGGATCAAGTTCAAATCATAGATGATGAATATGGACAATTCGCTGCCCACAATGGTTCAAACGACGGTAGAACCAGTTAGGGTTGAACCAAAAGCTCATGAACCTATCACAATAACAAAtcttgagaaaagaacaaaagcaGAATGAAAATTtaaaacagagcaaaaacagAGTTCAAATCAAGTCACAAATTAATCAAGAAGAGAATATTAGAGATTAGCAGAGGCTCaaatcaatacatttaaactgaaaaaaacccCCACTAAATGGAACCTTCCAAGGTCCAGATATTAAATGTCCTACCAAGGCGTCCCTAAGAAGAACACAGGCCAAGAGGAAAATGAAAACAACACGCTGCAGGCGTCGATTACCAGTGGCACTAATGTGCTCTATTAACGGCACGTCGCCCGTTAAGTGACGGCTCAAACCGGCCACCGTTCCCTTAAGCCAACAGCATCAGCGCGAAGCAGCAAAAAGACGGGAATCAAATGTCAATGGGCacagaatattaaaatatagCAGCAGATCAAGCAGTGCAGTCTTCAATGTCGTATAAGGAGTAACTTATTCGCCCTGCAGTCCACAGTGATGAGATGCTTGAGCGTGTTGTATAAGGAGTAATTTATTTGCCCTGCAGTCCACAGTGACGAGGTGCTTGTGAGAAATTGCCCCCACTAAAATAGACACAAATGAAGACAGATCAATCAAACATCAACCCAATAATGATCAAGGGACTCGATATACATACCCAGAAGTAGATCGCTAAACACACAGGTTCAGTTTACTTGCGTTTTTTATCCAAAATCAACGAACGGCAAATATGCGGGTGTTCCATCAGTGCATACACAGACTGCAATATGATTGAGGCATAAGTTACGAGTCACACCACAAATGTTAAATCCACTAGAATCAACATACCTGGAGAGAAAGTCAGCCTGTACCTAACAGCAACGTCGTGCCAATCCCAAATACAACCTGGCTGCAAACAAATACACACTTAACAGTGCATAAACACCAGAAGCAACATTAGCCAAACAGCTACATACCTCCCGCAAAGCTACGTGCACACGCCCACATATGACAATGAATGCATCATGCACATTCAGGTGGCGTAAACTACGTCTTAAATACACATGGAGCGGCAGCCGATAGGCTGTCACACCAGTCAATCAGGCGATAGTTAGGTTAAAGAGGGCGGTACCCAGACTGCCCCACTACAATCCACCCCTGGTTCTTGCATCGTCGCCCCGGCGGTGGACGAAACCCTACTACAACCAGAAAATGACTTAGTGCCAGGGCCTGAAAAGGGCATAAACAGAATTAGATGCGGGAACTATCTTAGAAACACATCTCTTCCTCCCTGCTTCTACTGCCTGAGGGAGGTGGTGCAGATTAGAATGATGACCAGCGTTAGCTCGCCTCGTCCGCCACAAGGCAAGTTCACCATTACTAGACTGACTTACAGGTGAGGGTTCCCTAACTGGCTCTACATCTGAAGATACCACACCAGATGGTCCAGGAACCGCTAAAGTTATAGGGGCAATATTTTCAGTTGGGCATCGAGGAACAAGGGCAGGAAGAGACACTGGGTCCCTTACTGTTAACCCACCAACACCCTGTGGAGTTTCGGGTACCAAGACCCACAGATCGACCTCCTCAGAAGGAGAGTCCTCAAATGGTGGAACCTCCACTACGACAGGGCCATCTGCAGGACTGACAGCAGGAGAATCTCTTTGCATACGGGTCTTCAATAAAGAGCGGTTAACCCGTTTTACCTTACTCAAATCATCTACTTGCGCAATTGTGTATACTGACCCACCTACCGGAGGCGCTCTCAAAACCTGATACACCACTGGGCTCCACAGGTCCTGGATCTTATGGCGCCCTCTCACGCCATAATCACGAAGGTAAACCAGCTGACCCTCCCCCAATGGTGTATCACGAACTTGCATTTCGTGCTGCTTCTTGCGACGCTTGGCCAACACCCTCAAATGCTCTCGCGCCCCCTCAAAGGCAACCTGCAAGCGGGTTTGGTGCTCCAACACCCACACATTCACGTCACCTGCTACCATTTCCTGGCTTCTACCTAGCAGAAAATCAATAGGGAGCCTTTGCTCTTGGCCAAACATCAGGAAGTAAGGTGACTCACCAGTCGCTTGATGAGGGGTAGTGTTGTAGCAAAAGAGCATCTGAGGGCAGGAAGAGACACTGGGTCCCTTAGTCTTAACCCACCAACACCCTGTGGAGTTTCGGGTACCAAGACCCACAGATCGACCTCCTCAGAAGGAGAGTCCTCAAATGGTGGAACCTCCACTACGACAGGGCCATCTGCAGGACTGACAGCAGGAGAATCTCTTTGTATACGGGTCTTCAATAAAGAGCGGTGAACCCGTTTTACCTTACTCAAATCATCTACTGCCGCAATTGTGTATACTGACCCACCTACCGGGGGCGCTCTCAAAACCTGATACACCACTGGGCTCCACAGGTCCTGGATCTTATGGCGCCCTCTCACGCCATAATCACGAAGGTAAACCAGCTGACCCTCCCCCAATGGTGTATCACGAACTTGCATTTCGTGCTGCTTCTTGCGACGCTTGGCCAACACCCTCAAATGCTCTCGCGCCCCCTCAAAGGCAACCTGCAAGCGGGTTTGGTGCTCCAACACCCACACATTCACGTCACCTGCTACCATTTCCTGGCTTCTACCTAGCAGAAAATCAATAGGGAGCCTTGGCTCTTGGCCAAACATCAGGAAGTAAGGTGACTCACCAGTCGCTTGATGAGGGGTAGTGTTGTAGCAAAAGAGCATCTGAGGGAGAGCCGAGAACCAATCTGCCTTTCGAGAAAGAGGTAGGGTACGTAGGAGATTATGCAGGGTCCTGTTAAAACGTTCGCACTGCCCATTACCTGCTGGGTGGTAAGGGGTAGTGCGAGATTTCTCAATCTGATAGAGACTACAGAGCTGTTGTATTAACGAAGACTCAAAACTACGGCCCTGATCAGAATGAATACGTCCAGGGACACCAAACTTATAAAACCATTTCCCCACCAACGTGCGGGCCACAGTTTCCGCTCGCTGATCCCGAGTGGGGACTGCCAGGGTATATTTTGTGAAGACATCGTCATCACTAGGACATTTTCTAACCCTGAGCGAGATGGTTCGAGCAGTGTAAAATCAATGGCCAAGATTTCATTTGGCCTAGAGGCCAACAGATGACCCATGAAACTGCAAGCTACTGGCTGCGTATCCTTGGCGACCTGACACCTTTCGCACTCCCGACACCACTGGGctagtagtgggaagttcggatcattttactgactcggatctttgagtctcgttcagcaaaatgaacgaatcttttttcgagtcatttcgagtcatttcgttcatttcaccaaaatgacatgttaaatagcccaacacatctagtacttatgaaaatgttgattacattttaaaactacatacaaataaactatagggtacagcaaccaaagccaaattataagaaactgaaatgtttaattaattgattagttGTTGGGTCAGGCTATTGCAGTTTCTCTGTTAGTTCACCTCACCTCCTGATCCAAAACATTCTTTCTCTTGCAACTTCATATTTATCACGTTTGTTTTCCGCCTCTCGTGTCTTCGAGCTCCTCGAGACGTTAGCTGTcgactcgtctgtgtctgactctgATCAGATCGGGGGGCTGGGCCGCCCGGGCCGTGCGTGACACAGGTCcggaaacaaaaatgattagttctttcgagtctttcgggtttgagtctttcgttcttcctgttagtcccatagagtctatgctttcaataacggaaacagaaaagattagttcttttgatcgagtctcgggtttgagtcgttcgttcttttgtcacgtgacTTGTCACCGTATAGAACACAATTTCACAACCTTTTTTAGTAAAAAGcacgtagttatttattttattttttatattattctcagttaatatcagacatatacaaatatgggaaatatattgactattcaagtctaacatcacaaattcaattagactaattttgaatcaactgtgtgtgtgtatatatatatatatatatatacatatgtatatatatatatatatatatatgtatatatatatatatatatatatatatgtatatatatatatatatatatatatatattgtggcaTCATAAGAGGGCGTGTGGTAGAAGACAGATACATTGCTCTAAGATGGCTGGAGCAAGAGGGCGTCTTGTAAAAACTACCCTTCCCAGGGTACCCCACGTGGACACGAGGGGGCAAGATGGCGGCCTGTTAAGGACTACAAAACCCAGGCTGCCTGAGAGAACAGGTGCAGCTAATGAGATGAGGAACAGGATATAAGCGAGGGTGTGTGGCTGTGGAAGGAGAGGGATCGGGAGCCACAGAAGGATTAAGTTGTCTTGTCGTGAACAGATGTTGAACTTGACTTCTCTTTTTGTTTGATCATTAAAAAATTGCACGCCTGCATACTAAAGAAACTGTTGAAGTGGTGTTTTTCCAGGGAACCTGCACAATGCTAAGATCCTGAACCTCTCATGGTGCCACAtatggtggagaatgcgggcactTGGATGACTGCTGATGTTCCAGAGTGAAGTGGAGGACCTCACAGGCCTGTTTTCTAAGCTAAGTACCCAGTCAATTGATAGTAAAATGGAAGACTTACTGAAAGCAATGATAGAAAGTAGTAAAATCCAGCACCAAATCCAAGCAGCCTTACTGGAAGAACAAAAGAGGGCTAATAACCTTAAAGTTCAAGAATTGAAACTAAAACAAACTCAAGATGGTAGCAAGATACGGGCTGGTGACTTTATTCCGAAAATGGGAGAGAATGATGATGTTGAAGCTTACCTGCACGCTTTTGAGAGTACTGCGGTCAGAGAAAAATGGCCAACAGAGCAATGGGCCAAGCTATTGGCACCATTTTTATCGGGAGAGGCACAGAAGGCATTCCTAGATCTAAACCCTACACTAGCCAATAGTTATGACTCCCTAAAGAAAGAAATACTAAGTCGTAGTGGCCTTACAGAGTTTGGGAGGGCCCAACAGTTCCATGCATGGTGCTTCAAGAAAGAACAGCCACCCCGTACCCAGATGCATGAGTTGATGCGCTTGGCTAAGAAGTGGTTAGAGCCCGATAGGCACTCAGCGACCGAGGTTATTGATTCCTTGGTGATGGACAGGTTTGTGAGAGCCCTACCCCTTGAAGCCAAACGATTTGTCTGTCAGAATAACCCAAGTTCCCCCCAAGACATGATAGAAGCCATTGAACGATTTCAAGCCAGTGCAGATATGCTGAACACACGGTTCCCATTCAGTGGACCGCCCCAACAAAAGTCCCCTAGAGCCCCTAACCCCAGGTGGGCAGTCCACAGACGGGAAGGCCCAGCCAGCAAGAGTCTCCAGCTGAAAGCAACTTGTACAAACTAAGGACGTGTTACAAGTGTGGGGAAGTAGGAAACATTTAGTGGCAGTGTAATCAGGCAGACGAGCCGATGCCTACAGCAGAGAGTTCAAGTGGCTTGAAGAATAACCTCTTTGCGGCTTTATTGGGGACCTCTGCATTCCAAGCCATGACATGCCCTGTAACAGTCAATAGCCAAGATGTAGAGGCCTTATTAGATTCTGGAAGCATGATTACCCTGATTCACAAATCGTTGGTAAACCCAAAGCAAGTCTCACAAGAAAACCCAGTTCCAGTTTCATGTGTACATGGGGACACCTGTAACTACCCCACATCTGCAGTAACACTTGTCACCACTAGAGGAAAGTATGAAATTCAAGCTGGGGTGGTGGCTTCCTTGCCAGTACAGGTATTGATTGGTCGAGATTGCCCTGTGTTTCACATGTTATGGCAGGATGTACAAGCAATGAGAACAAGAGAACCACAGCGGCTCCAGGGTAAAAGCagaaaaaaggtaaaaaatcatgtaaatcaAAACGATCAAAGTGTAATACACCATTGCCTTCCAGTGCAAACATGGACGGATGGGGGAGACAACCCGGAAGAGACAGAGTCTGCCTCTGAACCAGCAGAGGAGCCAGGGTCAACCGAAGGAAGTGAGAGTGGTCCAGAAGTGCCAGGGGGTCAGAGGTTAACAGGCCAGTATGGAACCGCCCAATTAAATGACCCTACGTTCATTAACGCTTTAAAGAACGTGAGAGTAGTGGATGGGGTAGATATCAGTGGTGTCCCAATAGCCTACCCGTATTTTGCAATCAAGAAAGGATTGCTCTACCAAATAAAGAA
Coding sequences within:
- the LOC137084461 gene encoding olfactory receptor 52E8-like; translated protein: MKDLSAENISFTDFKLIGFYSLGEWRPFLFIPFFLLFLLAITANSILIYLIKTHKSLHSPMYVLIGVMSVLDLILPVIVVPKMLLSFLFNLSEISLTGCLIQMFGIHFVGASQSTLLLWMAIDRYFAICKPLFYHKHMEISNFLKFVFLPLIRNGLLVVIVVSLAGRLSFCRNTIDHCLCEHMALVQLACGDISVNNIVGLMSTFLILIADFILITVSYVVIFSSVFRSGKAHLKAINTCITHIIVMTLSLTSALIAYLSYRIRNNVSSDNRVFMSIIYILFPSCFNPIIYGWRTKEIRQKFYKFIKNGKVLPFLNK